Proteins co-encoded in one Scatophagus argus isolate fScaArg1 chromosome 11, fScaArg1.pri, whole genome shotgun sequence genomic window:
- the zmp:0000001200 gene encoding dedicator of cytokinesis protein 9 isoform X3 gives MATPAHPETRRFTRGLGKPGTAAELRQSVSEVVRTSVLVVKPKVIEPLDYENVLVQRKTQILSDVLRDMLQFPLEDFEISTLRRQGRTLYPTVPENAEREAQSLFVQECIKTYKSDWHVVNYKYEDYSGDFRQLPNKVSRPDKLAVHVFEVDEDVDKDEDTASLGSQKGGISKHGWLYKGNMNSAISVTMRSFKRRYFHLTQLGDGSYILNFYKDEKISKEPKGTIFLDSCMGVVQNNKVRRFAFELKMQDKSTYLLASDSEGEMEDWINTLNKILHSSFEIAMQEKRNGDIHDDDDLGKSDSSSGSMDSFQSSRDIESRMRSETRLKLFTLDPDTQKLDFSGIEPDVKQFEEKFGKRVLVNCNDLSFNLQSCVAENEEGPTTNVEPFYVTLSLFDIQNSRKISSDFHVDLNHPSVRAIVPNNASQFMNGGGDTHTEGQRLVHGVPEAALKYPRQGVFSVTCPHPDIFLVARIEKVLQGGINHCAEPYMKSSDSTKVAQKVLKNAKLACSRLGQYRMPFAWAARPLFKDASGTLDKSARFSALYRQDSNKLSNEDMLKLLADFRKPEKMAKLPVILGNLDVTIDNVAPNLTNCVTSTYIPVKQFDVSEKTNIFFEVEEFVPSIAKCSQPFTTYNNHLYVYPKHLKYDSQKSFAKARNIAVCIEFKDSDEEEAVSLKCIYGRPGGPLFTKNAFAAVLHHQHNPEFYDEYKIELPTQLHEKHHLLFTFYHVSCDSSSSKASTKKRDLIETQVGYAWLPLLKDGRVIMNENQIPVAANLPAGYLSCQEGAGKHSGPEVKWVDGGKPLFKVSTHLVSTVYTQDQHLHNFFHHCQSSAAASQVSGGELVKYLKSLHAMESHVMIKFLPTILNQLFRVLTSATHEDVAVNVTRVMIHIVAQCHEEGLEHYLRSYVKFVFKTEPYTSTTARTVHEELAKAMTAILKPSTDFLTSNKLLKYSWYFFEALVKSMAQYLIESCKVKLSRNQRFSASFHHTVETLVNMMMPHITQKYKDNLDAARNANHSLAVFIKRCFNLMDRGFTFKQINNYINCFMPGDPKTLFEFRFEFLRVVCNHEHYVPLNLPMPFGKGRILRFQALLSPYDTVESHDNEVDLQLDYSLTDDFCKNHFLVGLLLREVSGALQEFREIRQIAIHVLKGLMIKHTFDDRYTSKSQQTRLATLYLPLFGLLQENVNRLNVKEVSPFTISHSSSNGREDSLLTNALMTPPRSSTFLDTSLHKDVFGVISGTSSPHTSSTPNINSVRHADSRGSLISTDSGNSLPEKNNDKGNSLDKNQPASALGSTLLRCDKLDQAEIKSLLMCFLHVLKSMSEDALFTYWNKASSAELMDFFTLIEVCLHQFRYMGKRYIARNQDGAGPVAHERKSQTLPVSRNRAGMMHARLQQLSSLDNSYTFNHTYSHSDADVLNQSLLEANIATEVCLTVLDTLSIFIMGFKTQLCSDHGHSPLMKKVFEVHLCFLRINQSETALKQVFTSLRTFIYKFPCTFFEGRADMCAAFCYEILKCCNSKLSSIRSDAAHLLYFLMKSNFDYTGRKSFVRTHLQVVIAVSQLIADVIGIGSTRFQQSLSIINNCANSDKTIKNTAFPSDVKDLTKRIRTVLMATAQMKEHERDPEMLVDLQYSLAKSYASTPELRKTWLDSMARIHVKNGDLSEAAMCYVHVAALVAEYLRRKGMLKQGCSAFRVVTPNIDEEAAMMEDVGMQDVHFNEDVLMELLEECADGLWKAERYELISDIYKLIIPIFEKRRDFEKLVHLYDTLHRAYSKVTEVMHTGKRLLGTYFRVAFFGQGFFEDEDGKEYIYKEPKFTPLSEISQRLLKLYSDKFGQENVKMIQDSGRINPKDLDSKYAYIQVTHVIPYLEEKELVDRKTDFEKSHNIRRFVFEMPFTISGKKQGGVEEQCKRRTILTTTHCFPYVKKRIAVMYQHHTDLSPIEVAIDEMSKKVAEIKQLCSSSEVDMIRLQLKLQGSISVQVNAGPLAYARAFLDDASAKKYPDNKVKQLKEVFRHFVEACGHGLGINERLIKEDQQEYHDEMKANYRDLARELSIIMHEQISPVEDGMKSVLPDSLHIFNAISGTPTSAIIQGIPSSSSVV, from the exons GACACGGCCTCCCTAGGGTCCCAGAAAGGTGGGATTTCAAAACATGGCTGGCTGTATAAAGGCAACATGAACAGTGCCATCAGCGTCACCATGAGG tcattcaAGAGGAGGTATTTCCATCTAACCCAGCTTGGGGACGGCTCTTATATTCTGAACTTCTACAAGGATGAGAAGATCTCCAAAGAGCCCAAAGGAACCATTTTCTTGGACTCCTGTATGGGTGTGGTTCAG AATAACAAGGTTCGGCGGTTTGCTTTTGAGCTGAAGATGCAGGATAAGAGCACCTACCTGCTCGCTTCGGACAGcgaaggagagatggaggattGGATCAACACTCTGAACAAGATCTTGCACAGCAGCTTTGAGATTGCTATGCAGGAGAAGAGGAATGGAGACATCCATGATG ATGATGACCTTGGAAAGTCAGACAGTTCCTCTGGCAGCATGGACAGCTTTCAG agCTCAAGAGACATAGAGTCTAGGATGAGGAGCGAGACCAGATTGAAGCTTTTCACCCTGGATCCTGACACACAG AAACTAGATTTCTCAGGAATAGAGCCGGACGTGAAGCAGTTTGAGGAGAAGTTTGGCAAGCGCGTTCTGGTGAACTGCAATGACCTCTCGTTCAACCTGCAAAGCTGTGTGGCCGAGAACGAGGAAGGACCAACAACAAAC gtGGAGCCATTTTACGTCACTCTGTCACTGTTTGACATTCAGAACAGCAGGAAGATCTCCTCTGACTTCCACGTGGACCTAAATCACCCGTCTGTAAGGGCCATAGTGCCCAATAATGCCAGTCAGTTTATGAATGGTGGAGGTGACACCCACACTGAGGGGCAACGGTTGGTCCATGGGGTGCCAGAGGCGGCCTTAAAGTATCCTAGACAG GGAGTGTTCTCTGTAACGTGCCCCCACCCAGATATCTTCCTGGTGGCTCGCATAGAGAAGGTGCTTCAAGGAGGGATCAACCACTGCGCCGAGCCGTACATGAAGAGTTCAGACTCCACCAAG GTGGCGCAGAAGGTCCTGAAAAATGCCAAGCTGGCATGTAGCCGGTTAGGCCAGTACAGGATGCCTTTTGCCTGGGCAGCGAG GCCTTTGTTCAAAGATGCTTCAGGGACACTCGACAAAAGTGCTCGTTTCTCGGCTCTGTACAGACAAGACAGCAACAAGCTGTCTAATGAGGATATGCTCAAGCTGCTGGCGGATTTCAGAAA GCCAGAGAAGATGGCCAAGCTGCCTGTAATCCTCGGAAACCTTGATGTTACCATTGACAATGTAGCACCTAACTTGACAA ATTGTGTTACCTCAACCTACATTCCTGTGAAGCAGTTTGATGTCAGTGAGAAGACCAACATCTTCTTTGAAGTGGAGGAGTTTGTGCCGTCCATAGCCAAATGCTCTCAGCCTTTCACCACCTACAACAACCACCTCTATGTCTACCCAAAGCACTTGAAGTACGACAGCCAAAAGTCATTTGCAAAG GCTAGAAACATAGCTGTGTGCATTGAGTTCAAGGACTCTGATGAGGAAGAGGCTGTTTCCCTGAAG TGCATCTATGGCCGACCTGGAGGACCCTTGTTTACCAAAAATGCTTTTGCTGCAGTATTACATCACCAGCACAACCCCGAATTCTACGATGAG TATAAGATTGAGCTGCCAACTCAGCTCCATGAGAAACATCATCTGCTGTTCACCTTCTACCATGTCAGCTGtgatagcagcagcagcaaggccAGCACGAAAAAGAGAGACCTAATTGAGACTCAAG TGGGATACGCATGGCTCCCCCTGCTGAAGGATGGTCGGGTGATCATGAATGAGAACCAGATCCCTGTGGCTGCCAACCTGCCTGCTGGATACCTCAGTTGCCAGGAGGGTGCAGGCAAG cattCAGGTCCTGAAGTCAAATGGGTGGACGGAGGCAAGCCTTTATTCAAAGTGTCCACTCACCTCGTGTCCACTGTCTACACTCAG GATCAACATTTGCACAACTTCTTTCATCACTGTCAGAGCAGTGCAGCTGCGTCCCAGGTGTCAGGAGGAGAGCTGGTCAAATATCTGAAG AGTCTGCACGCCATGGAGAGTCATGTGATGATCAAGTTCCTGCCCACCATCTTGAATCAGCTGTTCAGGGTGTTAACCAGTGCCACCCATGAGGACGTGGCAGTCAACGTAACCAG GGTCATGATTCACATTGTTGCCCAGTGCCATGAGGAGGGGTTGGAGCACTACCTGAGATCATATGTGAAG TTTGTATTCAAGACTGAGCCATACACGTCCACCACCGCCCGAACAGTGCATGAGGAGCTGGCTAAAGCCATGACTGCTATCTTGAAGCCTTCCACAGACTTCCTCACGAGTAACAAGCTCCTCAAG TACTCCTGGTATTTCTTTGAAGCTTTGGTCAAGTCCATGGCTCAGTACTTGATTGAAAGCTGTAAAGTGAAG CTGTCCAGGAATCAGCGCTTCTCAGCATCCTTTCATCACACTGTGGAGACGCTGGTCAACATGATGATGCCACACATCACTCAGAAATACAAAGACAACCTGGATGCCGCCAGGAACGCCAACCACAGTCTGGCAGTCTTCATCAAG CGCTGTTTCAACCTGATGGACAGAGGCTTTACATTCAAGCAGATCAACAACTACATCAACTGTTTTATGCCCGGAGACCCAAAG ACGCTGTTTGAGTTCAGGTTTGAGTTCCTGCGTGTTGTGTGCAACCACGAGCACTACGTGCCTTTAAACCTGCCCATGCCATTTGGAAAAGGAAGGATACTGAGATTTCAAG CTTTATTATCTCCATACGATACAGTGGAGTCACACGATAATGAAGTAG ACCTCCAACTGGATTACTCGCTGACAGATGACTTCTGCAAGAACCACTTCCTGGTCGGGCTGCTTCTCAGGGAGGTCAGTGGAGCTCTGCAGGAGTTCAGGGAGATTCGTCAGATTGCCATCCACGTGCTGAAGGGTCTGATGATAAAGCACACATTTGATGACCGCTACACGTCCAAA agccAGCAGACCAGGTTGGCCACGCTGTACTTGCCCTTGTTTGGTCTGCTTCAAGAGAATGTCAACAGGCTGAATGTGAAGGAAGTATCCCCATTCACCATCAGCCACTCCAGCAGT aatggAAGAGAAGATTCACTTCTTACCAACGCTTTGATGACACCTCCCAGGTCCAGCACCTTTCTGGACACCAGCTTGCACAAAGATGTTTTTGGAGTCATCTCTGGCACCT CTTCACCTCACACGTCATCAACCCCCAACATTAACTCTGTACGCCATGCAGACTCTCGTGGCTCACTCATCAGCACTGATTCCGGCAATAGCCTGCCTGAAAAGAACAATGACAAGGGCAACTCTCTGGACAAG AACCAGCCTGCTTCAGCCCTGGGCAGTACCCTCCTGCGATGTGATAAATTGGACCAGGCAGAGATCAAGAGCCTCCTCATGTGCTTCTTACATGTGCTCAAAAGCATGTCTGAGG ATGCTCTGTTCACATACTGGAACAAGGCTTCATCTGCTGAGTTAATGGACTTCTTCACTCTAATCGA AGTGTGCCTCCATCAGTTCAGATACATGGGAAAGAGATACATTGCAAG GAACCAGGATGGGGCAGGACCCGTAGCACATGAGCGGAAGTCTCAGACTCTGCCTGTGTCCCGTAACAGGGCAGGAATGATGCATGCCCGCttacagcagctcagcagcctGGATAACTCATACACATTTAACCACA CCTACAGTCACTCGGATGCAGACGTGTTAAATCAGTCCCTGCTGGAGGCCAACATCGCTACTGAAGTGTGCCTGACTGTCCTGGACACACTAAGTATCTTCATCATGGGATTCAAG aCCCAGCTGTGCTCTGACCACGGCCACAGTCCACTGATGAAGAAGGTGTTTGAAGTCCATCTCTGTTTCCTACGTATCAATCAGTCAGAAACGGCCCTCAAGCAGGTCTTCACTTCACTGCGCACCTTCATCTACAAG TTCCCCTGCACATTTTTTGAAGGGCGTGCTGACATGTGTGCTGCTTTCTGCTACGAGATCTTGAAGTGTTGCAACTCCAAGCTGAGCTCCATTCGTAGCGATGCAGCCCATCTGCTCTACTTTCTCATGAAGAGCAACTTTGACTACACAGGTCGCAAGTCCTTTGTCCGGACACACTTACAG GTGGTCATTGCTGTCAGTCAGTTAATAGCTGATGTGATTGGTATTGGAAGTACCCGCTTTCAGCAGTCTCTGTCAATAATCAACAACTGTGCCAACAGTGACAAAACTATTAAG AACACAGCTTTCCCATCAGATGTGAAGGACTTGACCAAACGTATCAGAACAGTTTTGATGGCCACGGCTCAGATGAAGGAGCACGAGAGAGATCCAGAGATGTTGGTGGACCTGCAGTACAGTCTCGCCAAGTCTTACGCCAGCACGCCTGAACTACGCAAGACCTGGCTAGACAGCATGGCCCGAATCCATGTGAAGAATGGAGACCTGTCAGAG GCGGCCATGTGTTATGTGCACGTTGCAGCACTTGTGGCAGAGTACCTGCGGAGAAAAG GCATGCTCAAGCAGGGCTGCTCAGCATTCCGCGTCGTGACTCCAAACATTGATGAAGAAGCAGCGATGATGGAAGACGTTGGCATGCAGGATGTCCATTTCAACGAA GATGTCCTAATGGAGCTTTTGGAGGAGTGTGCAGATGGACTCTGGAAAGCTGAGCGTTACGAGCTCATCTCTGACATCTACAAGCTCATAATTCCCATTTTTGAGAAACGCAGGGACTTTGAG aaactggtccaccTGTATGACACGCTGCATCGTGCATACAGTAAAGTGACAGAGGTCATGCACACAGGCAAGAGATTGCTCGGCACCTACTTCAGAGTGGCTTTTTTTGGTCAG GGATTCTTTGAGGATGAAGATGGTAAGGAGTACATCTACAAAGAACCCAAATTCACCCCTCTCTCGGAGATATCTCAGAGGCTCCTTAAGCTTTACTCTGACAAGTTTGGACAGGAGAACGTGAAGATGATCCAGGACTCTGGAAGG ATTAATCCCAAAGACCTGGACTCTAAGTATGCTTATATTCAAGTGACACATGTGATCCCTTACCTGGAAGAGAAGGAGCTCgtggacaggaagacagactTTGAGAAGAGCCACAACATCCGTCGTTTTGTGTTTGAGATGCCTTTCACCATATCAGGCAAAAAGCAAGGCGGGGTGGAGGAGCAGTGCAAACGCAGAACTATTCTAACCA CCACGCATTGTTTTCCCTACGTGAAGAAGCGTATTGCAGTGATGTATCAGCACCACACTGATCTGAGCCCCATTGAGGTGGCCATCGATGAGATGAGCAAGAAGGTGGCCGAGATcaaacagctctgctcctccAGTGAGGTGGACATGATCCGTCTGCAGCTCAAACTGCAGGGCAGCATCAGCGTCCAG GTTAATGCTGGGCCACTCGCATATGCCCGAGCTTTTCTGGACGACGCCAGCGCCAAGAAATATCCTGATAACAAAGTTAAACAATTAAAAGAGGTCTTCAG GCATTTTGTGGAGGCGTGTGGACACGGCTTAGGCATTAATGAGCGGCTGATCAAGGAAGACCAGCAGGAGTATCACGATGAGATGAAAGCCAACTATAGAGACCTAGCCAGAGAGCTGTCAATCATCATGCATGAGCAA ATCAGTCCTGTGGAAGATGGCATGAAGAGCGTTCTTCCAGACTCGCTTCACATCTTCAACGCCATCAGCGGCACACCAACCAGTGCCATCATCCAGGGCATCCCcagctcttcctctgtggtatga